In a single window of the Rhodamnia argentea isolate NSW1041297 chromosome 2, ASM2092103v1, whole genome shotgun sequence genome:
- the LOC115755467 gene encoding FT-interacting protein 7-like, with the protein MPNLVVEVLDASDLKPKDGQGSASPYVEVELDEQRQRTQTKDRDLNPQWNEKLVFNIGDPRSLHDETIHVMVYNDTKGGHHKQFLGRVRISGASVPLSESEASVQRYPLDKRGLFSHISGDISLRIYAARDGFGAYMSPPNVGPNDSVEAAEAPLEEADFRGNNKLGNDHVGVDHHHHHVDFDERKKKKKNKDPEVRTFHSIGASAPAGAPPASSFSSGPGVEAHFMKEKAPSVETRTDFARAGPASLMQMRMPGQNPEFALQETRPPVAAHLRYRGGDKTTTTYDLVEQMRYLYVNVVKARDLPPKDVTGSLDPYVEVKVGNYRGITKHLEKNQNPVWRQIFAFAKERLQSNFLEVIVMDKDLVLKDDFVGRVVLDISEVPTRVPPDSPLAPQWYKLENKKGERFRGEIMLAVWIGTQADESFPEAWHSDAHNISHANLQNTRSKVYFSPKLYYLRVLVMEAQDLIPTEGGRPVDTYVKVQVGNQGRVTRPSQVKTVNPVWHDELMFVVSEPFEDLIIVSVDERVGPGRDEPLGRLLIPVRNIRQRGDTAKLPDPQWFNLHKPTIIEEGEKKKEPKFSSKICIRFCLEVGYHVLDESTHFSSDLQPSSKILRKQSIGILELGILSARNLLPMKGHRTTDAYCVAKYGNKWVRTRTLLDTLAPQWNEQYTWEVYDLCTVITIGVFDNCHINGKDEARDQRIGKVRVRLSTLEADRVYTHYYPLLVLQPNGLKKHGELHLALRFTCTAWVNMVAQYSRPLLPKMHYIQPIPVRYIDWLRHQATQIVAARLARAEPPLRREVVEYMLDVDAHMFSLRRSKANFNRLMYLFSSITALCRWFDSICHWRNPVTTCLVHILFFILVCYPELILPTIFLYFFAVGIWNYRFRARHPPHMDARLSQADAVHVDELDEEFDTFPTSRHPDIVRMRYDRLRSIAGKVQTVMGDLASQGERAQAILSWRDPRATTIFIIFALIWAVIIYITPLQVIAVLVGLYLLRHPRFRGKLPPVPVNFFKRLPAKSDMLL; encoded by the coding sequence ATGCCAAACCTGGTCGTGGAAGTCCTCGACGCGAGCGATCTGAAGCCCAAGGACGGGCAAGGCTCCGCGAGCCCGTACGTGGAGGTGGAGCTGGACGAGCAGCGGCAGAGGACGCAGACCAAGGACAGAGACCTCAACCCCCAGTGGAACGAGAAGCTCGTCTTCAATATCGGCGACCCGAGGAGCCTCCACGACGAGACCATCCATGTCATGGTGTACAATGACACCAAAGGAGGTCACCACAAGCAGTTCCTCGGCCGGGTAAGGATCTCTGGTGCTTCGGTCCCTTTGTCTGAATCGGAGGCCTCGGTCCAAAGATACCCGCTTGATAAGCGCGGCCTGTTTTCGCACATCAGTGGCGATATTTCGCTTAGGATTTATGCCGCTCGTGATGGTTTTGGTGCTTACATGTCGCCCCCAAATGTTGGTCCTAACGATAGTGTTGAAGCTGCAGAGGCACCTCTGGAAGAGGCCGATTTTAGAGGTAACAACAAGCTTGGTAATGACCACGTTGGTgtcgatcatcatcatcatcatgtcgATTTCgatgagaggaagaagaagaagaagaataaggacCCGGAAGTGAGGACTTTCCACTCCATCGGAGCTTCGGCTCCagccggcgctcctccggcgtcGAGTTTTTCCTCGGGTCCCGGGGTCGAAGCCCATTTCATGAAGGAGAAGGCGCCGAGCGTCGAGACCAGGACTGATTTCGCCCGAGCGGGCCCGGCTTCCCTCATGCAAATGCGGATGCCAGGCCAGAACCCGGAATTTGCCTTGCAGGAGACTCGGCCGCCGGTGGCGGCACACTTGCGTTACCGGGGAGGGGATAAGACCACCACTACTTATGATCTCGTCGAGCAGATGCGTTATCTGTACGTGAATGTGGTCAAGGCCAGAGATCTTCCTCCAAAGGATGTTACCGGGAGCCTCGATCCCTATGTGGAAGTGAAGGTTGGGAACTACAGAGGAATCACAAAACACTTGGAGAAGAACCAGAACCCCGTGTGGCGTCAGATATTCGCGTTCGCCAAGGAGCGGTTGCAGTCGAATTTCCTCGAGGTGATCGTGATGGACAAGGATCTTGTTTTGAAGGACGATTTCGTGGGGAGGGTCGTCCTCGACATTTCGGAGGTGCCTACTCGAGTTCCTCCGGACAGCCCTCTGGCCCCGCAGTGGTATAAGTTGGAGAAcaagaaaggagagagattcAGAGGAGAGATCATGCTCGCCGTGTGGATCGGGACACAAGCCGACGAGTCATTCCCTGAGGCCTGGCATTCCGATGCGCACAACATTAGCCACGCGAACTTGCAAAATACTCGATCCAAGGTCTATTTCTCGCCGAAGCTCTATTACCTTCGGGTTCTTGTCATGGAAGCTCAGGATCTTATTCCCACCGAGGGCGGTCGACCGGTCGACACATACGTCAAGGTTCAGGTAGGGAACCAGGGAAGGGTAACTAGACCTTCCCAGGTGAAGACTGTGAATCCCGTGTGGCACGATGAGCTAATGTTTGTGGTGTCCGAGCCGTTTGAGGATCTCATAATCGTGTCGGTCGACGAACGGGTAGGTCCCGGAAGGGACGAGCCCTTAGGGAGGTTGTTGATTCCAGTTAGGAACATTCGGCAAAGAGGCGATACCGCCAAGCTGCCTGATCCTCAGTGGTTTAACCTCCACAAGCCAACTATtatcgaagagggagagaagaagaaggaaccaaaaTTCTCTAGCAAGATTTGCATCCGGTTCTGCCTGGAAGTTGGGTATCATGTTCTCGACGAGTCCACACATTTCAGCAGCGATCTTCAGCCATCGTCGAAGATCTTAAGGAAGCAGAGCATTGGGATTCTTGAGCTCGGGATCCTGAGCGCTCGAAACTTACTTCCTATGAAGGGGCACAGGACTACCGACGCCTATTGCGTAGCCAAGTACGGGAACAAATGGGTCAGGACCAGGACTCTCCTAGACACCCTGGCTCCGCAGTGGAACGAGCAGTACACTTGGGAAGTTTACGACTTGTGCACCGTGATCACGATCGGAGTTTTCGACAACTGCCACATCAACGGAAAAGACGAGGCTAGAGATCAGAGAATCGGGAAAGTGAGAGTTCGTCTCTCGACTTTAGAAGCCGATCGAGTGTACACTCACTACTATCCCCTCCTCGTCCTGCAACCCAACGGCTTGAAGAAGCACGGGGAGCTCCATTTGGCTCTACGGTTTACTTGCACGGCGTGGGTGAACATGGTGGCTCAATACAGCAGGCCTTTGCTTCCGAAAATGCACTACATCCAACCCATACCTGTTCGGTACATCGATTGGCTCCGGCACCAAGCCACGCAGATCGTGGCGGCGCGCCTGGCCCGGGCCGAGCCACCACTTAGGCGTGAAGTTGTGGAATACATGTTAGATGTGGATGCCCACATGTTCAGCTTGAGGAGGAGCAAAGCCAATTTCAACCGGCTCATGTACCTTTTTTCGAGCATCACCGCCCTTTGCAGATGGTTCGACAGCATTTGCCACTGGAGGAACCCCGTGACCACCTGTCTCGTTCACATACTGTTTTTTATACTCGTTTGCTACCCGGAGTTGATCTTGCCGACGATTTTCCTGTACTTCTTCGCAGTCGGGATTTGGAATTACCGATTCAGGGCGAGGCACCCACCACATATGGATGCCCGGCTGTCGCAAGCGGATGCAGTCCATGTGGACGAGCTAGACGAGGAATTCGACACATTTCCCACAAGCAGGCATCCGGATATTGTGAGGATGAGGTACGATAGGCTGCGGAGCATTGCAGGCAAGGTCCAGACCGTGATGGGGGATTTAGCCTCGCAAGGCGAACGAGCACAAGCAATATTGAGTTGGCGGGACCCGAGGGCGACCAcgatcttcatcatcttcgcaTTGATATGGGCAGTCATCATTTATATCACTCCGCTCCAGGTTATTGCCGTGCTGGTCGGGCTGTACCTGCTGAGGCATCCGCGGTTCCGGGGCAAGCTGCCTCCTGTGCCGGTCAATTTCTTCAAGAGATTGCCGGCCAAGTCAGACATGCTACTGTAA
- the LOC115755491 gene encoding transcription factor bHLH118-like, producing LIKCSYFHSHSSSKLRAPPLIYTFLSKTFPLQPNTDLLYLPLNHYPIPEDRIIHDDEDLHGLCVMDKKDKNKGLGKSALISCSGSSKRDEDCDPQKKMHRDVERGRRREMSTLCASLRSLLPLEYIKGNRTTSDHIGGAANYINHLERKIKELESRRDELKSSNRSVRASSVGPCLDGVEIVIQSASSRDQDPNFPLSKALQLLLEEGISVASCVSTRISEMTFIHTIQSEVQLS from the exons TTAATAAAATGTTCATATTTCCATTCCCATTCCAGCTCAAAGCTTAGAGCTCCTCCATTAATTTATACTTTCTTGAGCAAAACGTTTCCTTTACAACCCAACACCGATCTGCTCTATCTCCCACTGAATCACTACCCGATCCCGGAGGATCGGATCATCCATGATGATGAAGATCTTCATGGCCTTTGCGTCATGGATAAAAAGGACAAGAACAAGGGCTTAGGCAAGTCTGCACTCATATCTTGCAGTGGAAGCAGCAAAAGGGATGAAGATTGTGATCCACAGAAGAAGATGCATCGAGACGTCGAACGGGGGAGGCGGCGAGAGATGAGCACCCTTTGCGCGTCTCTCAGATCATTACTCCCTCTCGAATATATTAAG GGGAATCGAACGACGTCGGATCATATAGGCGGGGCTGCAAATTACATAAACCATCTCGAGAGGAAGATCAAAGAGCTGGAAAGTAGAAGGGATGAACTAAAGAGCAGTAATCGTTCAGTGAGAGCTTCGAGTGTAGGGCCTTGTCTGGATGGAGTGGAAATAGTCATCCAAAGTGCTAGTTCCAGGGACCAAGACCCTAATTTTCCATTATCGAAGGCGTTGCAACTACTACTTGAAGAAGGAATTAGTGTAGCAAGTTGTGTTTCCACTAGAATTAGTGAAATGACATTCATCCACACCATCCAATCCGAGGTACAACTCTCATGA
- the LOC115755492 gene encoding V-type proton ATPase subunit G-like has translation MDSMKGQGGIQMLLTAEQEAQQIISSAKNLKITRLKKAKEEAEKDVATYRSHLESEYQKSIAETGGASGANVQRLEEETGAKIQNLKESASKVSEDITGMLIKHVTTVKV, from the exons ATGGATTCCATGAAGGGACAAGGCGGGATTCAGATGCTGTTGACTGCAGAACAGGAGGCTCAACAGATCATTTCGAGCGCCAAGAATC TAAAGATCACGAGATTGAAAAAAGCGAAGGAAGAAGCGGAAAAGGATGTCGCAACATATCGATCACATCTAGAGAGTGAGTACCAGAAGAGTATTGCTGAG ACGGGCGGGGCATCTGGAGCGAATGTACAGAGGCTCGAAGAAGAAACAGGTGCGAAAATCCAGAACTTGAAAGAATCAGCTTCGAAAGTTTCGGAGGACATAACTGGGATGTTGATCAAGCATGTTACGACAGTGAAGGTGTGA
- the LOC115755468 gene encoding sialyltransferase-like protein 2 isoform X1, translating into MRVLRLGLLLALASGLLALCIYITGVSDFYGGYRLSDDDLDALRSLQSQFQKCVKANGLGLEAVSGKSICEVALSFPPDTVSKWKDPKSGELEGLSFDFNLCEAVATWEQVRNSTTILTREFLDALPNGWEDYAWRRINKGIQLNQCENKTLCKEKLSLVLPQTPPYFPRQFDRCAVIGNSGDLLKTRFGKEIDDYDVVIRENGAPIQNYTDYVGKKSSFRLLNRGSAKALDKVVELDETRKEALIIKTTIHDIMSKMIRVRKFPFSLNLSHRHVWSILLTWHKVCLLQELPIKNPVYLMLGASFGSAAKGTGLKALEFALSICESVDMYGFTVDPGYKEWTRYFSESRQGHTPLHGRAYYQMMECLGLIKIHSPMRAVPNRVVKWLPSHSLIRAARIASEKVLRRAGAASFDPLAACSIVKKQIKRSSRGLSSLRKSAIDHKRYVRGTTMYPLEHSPGHGLLCTVPAD; encoded by the exons ATGAGGGTGTTGCGGCTTGGCCTCTTGCTCGCGCTCGCCTCCGGACTCCTCGCGCTCTGCATCTACATAACCGGCGTCTCCGATTTCT ACGGTGGCTATCGGCTCTCCGACGACGATTTGGACGCTCTGCGGTCTCTGCAGAGCCAGTTCCAAAAGTGCGTG AAGGCGAATGGATTGGGATTAGAAGCTGTCAGTGGGAAGAGTATCTGTGAAGTCGCCTTGAGCTTCCCTCCTGACACTGTTTCCAAATGG AAAGATCCCAAATCTGGAGAACTTGAAGGTTTGTCTTTCGATTTCAATCTTTGTGAAGCTGTAGCTACATGGGAACAG GTGAGGAATAGTACCACTATACTTACCAGGGAGTTCCTTGATGCTTTGCCAAATGGGTGGGAAGACTATGCGTGGCGGAGGATTAACAAAGGAATACAACT CAACCAATGTGAAAATAAGACTCTATGCAAGGAGAAACTTTCTCTGGTACTTCCTCAAACCCCCCCATACTTTCCACGGCAGTTCGATCGCTGTGCTGTCATTGGTAACTCTGGAGATCTTCTAAAAACAAGGTTTGGAAAGGAGATAGATGATTATGATGTTGTCATCCGGGAAAACGGTGCACCTATCCAG AATTACACGGATTATGTAGGAAAGAAAAGTTCATTTCGTCTTCTGAATAGAGGATCTGCAAAAGCTCTTGATAAGGTTGTTGAGTTAGATG AAACGAGGAAGGAAGCTCTGATCATAAAAACGACAATTCATGACATCATGAGCAAGATGATAAGGGTCCGTaagtttcctttttctcttaatCTGTCTCATAGGCATGTTTGGAGCATCCTCCTTACTTGGCACAAGGTTTGCCTTTTGCAGGAACTTCCTATAAAAAATCCTGTGTACCTTATGCTAGGGGCATCCTTTGGATCTGCTGCTAAAGGAACTGGGCTCAAGGCTCTTGAATTTGCTCTATCTATCTGTGAATCAGTAGATATGTATGGTTTCACCGTGGATCCTGGTTATAAAGAATG GACGAGGTACTTTTCAGAATCTCGACAGGGTCATACACCTCTTCATGGTCGGGCTTACTATCAGATGATGGAGTGCCTGGGG CTCATCAAGATTCATTCTCCAATGCGTGCTGTTCCAAACCGTGTCGTGAAGTGGTTGCCAAGCCATAGCTTAATCAGAGCTGCTAGAATTGCATCAGAGAAAGTGTTAAG GAGGGCTGGAGCTGCATCTTTCGACCCTCTGGCAGCTTGTTCAATTGTCAAAAAGCAAATTAAAAGGAGCTCTAGAGGACTCTCCAGTCTCAGAAAATCAGCAATAGACCATAAAAGATATGTTAGAGGGACAACAATGTATCCTTTGGAGCATAGTCCTGGACATGGCTTGCTTTGTACGGTGCCTGCTGATTGA
- the LOC115755468 gene encoding sialyltransferase-like protein 2 isoform X2: MRVLRLGLLLALASGLLALCIYITGVSDFYGGYRLSDDDLDALRSLQSQFQKCVKANGLGLEAVSGKSICEVALSFPPDTVSKWKDPKSGELEGLSFDFNLCEAVATWEQVRNSTTILTREFLDALPNGWEDYAWRRINKGIQLNQCENKTLCKEKLSLVLPQTPPYFPRQFDRCAVIGNSGDLLKTRFGKEIDDYDVVIRENGAPIQNYTDYVGKKSSFRLLNRGSAKALDKVVELDETRKEALIIKTTIHDIMSKMIRELPIKNPVYLMLGASFGSAAKGTGLKALEFALSICESVDMYGFTVDPGYKEWTRYFSESRQGHTPLHGRAYYQMMECLGLIKIHSPMRAVPNRVVKWLPSHSLIRAARIASEKVLRRAGAASFDPLAACSIVKKQIKRSSRGLSSLRKSAIDHKRYVRGTTMYPLEHSPGHGLLCTVPAD, encoded by the exons ATGAGGGTGTTGCGGCTTGGCCTCTTGCTCGCGCTCGCCTCCGGACTCCTCGCGCTCTGCATCTACATAACCGGCGTCTCCGATTTCT ACGGTGGCTATCGGCTCTCCGACGACGATTTGGACGCTCTGCGGTCTCTGCAGAGCCAGTTCCAAAAGTGCGTG AAGGCGAATGGATTGGGATTAGAAGCTGTCAGTGGGAAGAGTATCTGTGAAGTCGCCTTGAGCTTCCCTCCTGACACTGTTTCCAAATGG AAAGATCCCAAATCTGGAGAACTTGAAGGTTTGTCTTTCGATTTCAATCTTTGTGAAGCTGTAGCTACATGGGAACAG GTGAGGAATAGTACCACTATACTTACCAGGGAGTTCCTTGATGCTTTGCCAAATGGGTGGGAAGACTATGCGTGGCGGAGGATTAACAAAGGAATACAACT CAACCAATGTGAAAATAAGACTCTATGCAAGGAGAAACTTTCTCTGGTACTTCCTCAAACCCCCCCATACTTTCCACGGCAGTTCGATCGCTGTGCTGTCATTGGTAACTCTGGAGATCTTCTAAAAACAAGGTTTGGAAAGGAGATAGATGATTATGATGTTGTCATCCGGGAAAACGGTGCACCTATCCAG AATTACACGGATTATGTAGGAAAGAAAAGTTCATTTCGTCTTCTGAATAGAGGATCTGCAAAAGCTCTTGATAAGGTTGTTGAGTTAGATG AAACGAGGAAGGAAGCTCTGATCATAAAAACGACAATTCATGACATCATGAGCAAGATGATAAGG GAACTTCCTATAAAAAATCCTGTGTACCTTATGCTAGGGGCATCCTTTGGATCTGCTGCTAAAGGAACTGGGCTCAAGGCTCTTGAATTTGCTCTATCTATCTGTGAATCAGTAGATATGTATGGTTTCACCGTGGATCCTGGTTATAAAGAATG GACGAGGTACTTTTCAGAATCTCGACAGGGTCATACACCTCTTCATGGTCGGGCTTACTATCAGATGATGGAGTGCCTGGGG CTCATCAAGATTCATTCTCCAATGCGTGCTGTTCCAAACCGTGTCGTGAAGTGGTTGCCAAGCCATAGCTTAATCAGAGCTGCTAGAATTGCATCAGAGAAAGTGTTAAG GAGGGCTGGAGCTGCATCTTTCGACCCTCTGGCAGCTTGTTCAATTGTCAAAAAGCAAATTAAAAGGAGCTCTAGAGGACTCTCCAGTCTCAGAAAATCAGCAATAGACCATAAAAGATATGTTAGAGGGACAACAATGTATCCTTTGGAGCATAGTCCTGGACATGGCTTGCTTTGTACGGTGCCTGCTGATTGA
- the LOC115755468 gene encoding sialyltransferase-like protein 2 isoform X3 — translation MRVLRLGLLLALASGLLALCIYITGVSDFYGGYRLSDDDLDALRSLQSQFQKCVKANGLGLEAVSGKSICEVALSFPPDTVSKWKDPKSGELEGLSFDFNLCEAVATWEQVRNSTTILTREFLDALPNGWEDYAWRRINKGIQLNQCENKTLCKEKLSLVLPQTPPYFPRQFDRCAVIGNSGDLLKTRFGKEIDDYDVVIRENGAPIQNYTDYVGKKSSFRLLNRGSAKALDKVVELDETRKEALIIKTTIHDIMSKMIRVRKFPFSLNLSHRHVWSILLTWHKVCLLQELPIKNPVYLMLGASFGSAAKGTGLKALEFALSICESVDMYGFTVDPGYKECVLSGRGTFQNLDRVIHLFMVGLTIR, via the exons ATGAGGGTGTTGCGGCTTGGCCTCTTGCTCGCGCTCGCCTCCGGACTCCTCGCGCTCTGCATCTACATAACCGGCGTCTCCGATTTCT ACGGTGGCTATCGGCTCTCCGACGACGATTTGGACGCTCTGCGGTCTCTGCAGAGCCAGTTCCAAAAGTGCGTG AAGGCGAATGGATTGGGATTAGAAGCTGTCAGTGGGAAGAGTATCTGTGAAGTCGCCTTGAGCTTCCCTCCTGACACTGTTTCCAAATGG AAAGATCCCAAATCTGGAGAACTTGAAGGTTTGTCTTTCGATTTCAATCTTTGTGAAGCTGTAGCTACATGGGAACAG GTGAGGAATAGTACCACTATACTTACCAGGGAGTTCCTTGATGCTTTGCCAAATGGGTGGGAAGACTATGCGTGGCGGAGGATTAACAAAGGAATACAACT CAACCAATGTGAAAATAAGACTCTATGCAAGGAGAAACTTTCTCTGGTACTTCCTCAAACCCCCCCATACTTTCCACGGCAGTTCGATCGCTGTGCTGTCATTGGTAACTCTGGAGATCTTCTAAAAACAAGGTTTGGAAAGGAGATAGATGATTATGATGTTGTCATCCGGGAAAACGGTGCACCTATCCAG AATTACACGGATTATGTAGGAAAGAAAAGTTCATTTCGTCTTCTGAATAGAGGATCTGCAAAAGCTCTTGATAAGGTTGTTGAGTTAGATG AAACGAGGAAGGAAGCTCTGATCATAAAAACGACAATTCATGACATCATGAGCAAGATGATAAGGGTCCGTaagtttcctttttctcttaatCTGTCTCATAGGCATGTTTGGAGCATCCTCCTTACTTGGCACAAGGTTTGCCTTTTGCAGGAACTTCCTATAAAAAATCCTGTGTACCTTATGCTAGGGGCATCCTTTGGATCTGCTGCTAAAGGAACTGGGCTCAAGGCTCTTGAATTTGCTCTATCTATCTGTGAATCAGTAGATATGTATGGTTTCACCGTGGATCCTGGTTATAAAGAATG TGTTCTCTCAGGACGAGGTACTTTTCAGAATCTCGACAGGGTCATACACCTCTTCATGGTCGGGCTTACTATCAGATGA